The Eubacteriaceae bacterium Marseille-Q4139 genome has a window encoding:
- a CDS encoding 16S rRNA (uracil(1498)-N(3))-methyltransferase, which produces MYHFFAETENIGADVTVIAGPDVNHIKNVLRMKPGERLTISDGKGLQKLCEIAGYEEKKVILKNLPEPVEDTELPARIYLFQGLPKSDKMELIIQKAVELGVHAVVPVDTMRTVVRLDAKKEEAKRKRWSSISESAAKQSGRMYIPEILPVMSFKDALRFADGFDLKVIPYEAEGGSMEKTRTLFKSLEPGGRAAVFIGPAGGFDEAEIAMAGEDGVTPVTLGKRILRTETAGLFVLSALGLLLEE; this is translated from the coding sequence GTGTATCATTTTTTTGCGGAAACCGAAAACATCGGGGCAGACGTGACGGTCATTGCAGGCCCTGACGTGAACCATATAAAAAACGTGCTGCGGATGAAGCCCGGCGAGCGGCTTACGATAAGCGACGGAAAGGGGCTTCAAAAGCTCTGTGAGATTGCCGGATATGAGGAGAAAAAGGTGATTCTTAAAAACCTTCCGGAGCCGGTGGAAGACACGGAGCTTCCGGCCAGAATCTATCTGTTCCAGGGGCTTCCAAAGAGCGACAAGATGGAGCTCATCATCCAGAAGGCCGTGGAGTTAGGCGTCCATGCCGTCGTGCCGGTGGATACCATGCGTACCGTCGTGCGCCTCGACGCCAAAAAGGAAGAGGCAAAGAGAAAGCGGTGGAGCAGTATCTCGGAAAGCGCCGCCAAACAGTCAGGGCGGATGTACATCCCTGAAATTCTGCCTGTCATGAGCTTTAAAGACGCGCTCCGGTTTGCGGACGGCTTTGATTTAAAGGTCATCCCCTACGAGGCAGAGGGCGGCAGCATGGAAAAGACGCGGACGCTTTTTAAAAGTCTGGAGCCCGGCGGGCGCGCAGCCGTGTTCATCGGCCCGGCGGGCGGCTTTGACGAGGCGGAAATCGCCATGGCAGGCGAGGACGGCGTGACGCCTGTGACACTTGGGAAACGGATTTTGAGGACAGAGACGGCCGGGCTTTTCGTGCTTTCGGCTTTGGGGCTTCTTCTGGAGGAATAA
- a CDS encoding cysteine desulfurase → MERERREVYFDNSATTQVFDCVRDVMVKTLTEDYGNTAARHIKGVEAEHYIKEAREEIAKSLRVKEKEIVFTSGGTESNNMALIGTALASRRAGNHLITTCIEHASIYNTMSFLEEQGFRVTYLPVDHNGIVSPDALREAICDDTILVSVMYVNNEMGAVEPIEEIGKIIKEKKPGAYFHVDAIQAYGKYVIRPKRQGIDLLSVSGHKIHGPKGVGFLYMDERVKIKPLIYGGGQQKGLRSGTENVPGCAGLGAAVKEIYREHEAKVEKLYALKDRLVSGLSKMEGVTVLGLTGRDSAPQIVSAAFEGVRAEVLLHALEDRGVYVSSGSACSSTHPGVSGTLRGIGLKAELLDSVLRFSFGLFNTEDEVDYCLAQLQELLPVLRKYRRA, encoded by the coding sequence ATGGAACGAGAGAGAAGAGAAGTATATTTTGACAATTCCGCCACGACGCAGGTGTTTGACTGCGTAAGGGACGTGATGGTAAAGACGCTGACCGAGGACTACGGGAATACGGCCGCGCGCCACATCAAAGGCGTGGAGGCGGAGCATTATATTAAAGAAGCGAGAGAAGAGATCGCAAAGTCCCTGCGTGTGAAGGAAAAGGAGATTGTTTTCACCTCCGGCGGCACCGAGTCCAACAACATGGCCTTAATCGGGACGGCCCTTGCCAGCAGGCGTGCCGGAAACCACCTGATTACCACCTGCATCGAGCATGCGTCCATCTATAACACCATGAGCTTTCTCGAGGAACAGGGCTTTCGCGTGACGTACCTTCCTGTGGATCATAACGGGATTGTCTCTCCGGACGCCCTGCGGGAGGCCATCTGTGACGATACGATCCTCGTCTCCGTCATGTATGTGAACAACGAGATGGGGGCCGTGGAACCCATCGAGGAAATCGGGAAAATCATAAAAGAAAAGAAGCCGGGCGCGTATTTCCATGTGGACGCCATCCAGGCCTACGGAAAATATGTGATCCGCCCGAAGCGCCAGGGCATCGACCTGCTCTCCGTCAGCGGCCACAAGATCCACGGCCCCAAGGGCGTCGGCTTCCTGTACATGGATGAGCGCGTGAAAATAAAGCCGTTAATCTACGGCGGCGGCCAGCAGAAAGGCCTGCGCTCCGGGACGGAAAACGTGCCGGGCTGCGCCGGACTGGGGGCTGCGGTAAAGGAGATTTACCGGGAACATGAGGCGAAGGTGGAAAAGCTTTACGCCTTAAAGGACAGGCTGGTGTCCGGCCTCTCTAAGATGGAGGGCGTGACGGTTCTGGGGCTTACGGGGCGTGACAGCGCGCCGCAGATTGTGAGCGCGGCCTTTGAAGGCGTGCGCGCCGAGGTGCTTTTGCATGCGCTGGAAGACCGGGGTGTTTATGTGTCCTCCGGCTCGGCATGCTCGTCTACGCATCCGGGCGTTTCGGGGACGCTTCGCGGCATCGGCTTAAAGGCAGAGCTTCTCGATTCCGTCCTCCGGTTCTCTTTCGGGCTTTTCAACACGGAGGACGAGGTGGACTACTGCCTCGCCCAGTTACAGGAGCTTTTGCCCGTTCTTCGGAAATACCGGCGGGCATAG
- the thiI gene encoding tRNA 4-thiouridine(8) synthase ThiI, translated as MKYKSFLIKYAEIGVKGKNRYLFEDALVKQIYHRLKRLDGDFSVTKEAGRIYAEARADFDFDEVVDTLKKIFGIVGICPMVQVEDNGYEDLKAQVVKYIGEAYGDKAFTFKVVAKRGNKQYPVVSDQINRDLGEVILNAYPNTKVDVHNPDVLLRVEVRHKINIFSETIPGPGGMPIGTAGKAMLLLSGGIDSPVAGWMVAKRGVTMEATYFHAPPYTSERAKEKVVDLAKLVAKYTGPIRLNVVNFTDIQLYIYEECPHDELTIIMRRYMMRIAEAIAKESGCLALVTGESIGQVASQTMQSLAVTNEVCTMPVMRPLIAFDKQDIVDISLKIDTYETSVLPYEDCCTIFVAKHPVTKPNLSRIRMSETKLAEKIDELMKTAIETREVIVCNP; from the coding sequence ATGAAATACAAGTCATTTTTAATCAAATACGCGGAAATCGGCGTCAAGGGAAAGAACAGGTACCTGTTTGAGGACGCCCTGGTGAAACAGATCTACCACCGCTTAAAACGGCTGGACGGAGACTTTTCCGTCACAAAGGAGGCCGGCCGCATCTACGCCGAGGCCAGGGCCGACTTCGATTTTGACGAGGTGGTGGACACCTTAAAGAAAATTTTCGGCATTGTCGGCATCTGCCCCATGGTGCAGGTGGAGGACAACGGCTACGAGGACTTAAAGGCGCAGGTGGTAAAATACATTGGCGAGGCCTACGGCGATAAAGCCTTTACCTTCAAGGTGGTGGCAAAGCGCGGGAACAAACAGTACCCCGTAGTTTCCGACCAGATCAACCGCGACCTGGGCGAGGTGATTTTAAACGCCTACCCCAACACGAAAGTCGACGTCCACAACCCGGATGTGCTTCTTCGGGTGGAAGTGCGCCATAAGATCAACATTTTTTCCGAGACCATCCCGGGCCCCGGCGGCATGCCCATCGGGACGGCGGGAAAAGCCATGCTGCTCCTTTCCGGCGGCATCGACAGCCCTGTTGCCGGCTGGATGGTGGCAAAGCGCGGCGTCACCATGGAAGCCACCTACTTCCACGCGCCGCCTTATACCAGCGAGCGCGCCAAGGAAAAGGTGGTGGATCTTGCGAAGCTGGTGGCAAAATACACCGGCCCCATCCGCTTAAATGTGGTGAATTTCACCGACATTCAGCTTTACATCTATGAGGAATGCCCCCACGATGAGCTGACGATCATCATGCGCCGCTACATGATGCGGATTGCTGAGGCGATTGCCAAGGAGTCCGGCTGCCTTGCCCTGGTGACGGGCGAGAGCATCGGCCAGGTGGCCTCCCAGACCATGCAGTCGCTTGCAGTCACAAACGAGGTCTGCACGATGCCGGTCATGCGGCCGCTCATCGCCTTTGACAAGCAGGATATTGTGGATATTTCCTTAAAAATCGATACCTATGAGACGTCCGTCCTGCCCTACGAGGACTGCTGTACGATTTTCGTCGCCAAGCACCCGGTGACGAAGCCGAACCTTTCGAGAATCCGGATGTCTGAGACGAAGCTTGCGGAAAAGATTGACGAGCTGATGAAGACGGCCATTGAGACCAGGGAAGTGATTGTCTGCAACCCGTAA
- a CDS encoding HPr family phosphocarrier protein: protein MKTVKISLNSIDKVKSFVNDLTKFDTDFDLVSGRYVIDAKSIMGIFSLDLSKPIDLNIHAEGDAEDILTVLAPYIVD from the coding sequence ATGAAAACCGTTAAAATCTCTTTAAACTCCATTGATAAAGTGAAATCCTTTGTAAACGACCTGACGAAATTTGACACAGACTTCGACCTGGTTTCCGGAAGATACGTGATCGACGCGAAATCCATCATGGGTATCTTCAGCCTGGATCTCTCCAAGCCCATCGACTTAAACATCCATGCCGAGGGCGACGCCGAGGACATCCTCACGGTGCTGGCACCCTATATCGTTGACTGA
- the mtaB gene encoding tRNA (N(6)-L-threonylcarbamoyladenosine(37)-C(2))-methylthiotransferase MtaB encodes MRRAALHNLGCKVNSYETEAMAQLLEEAGYEIVDFEEKADVYIINTCSVTNVADKKSRQMLHRAKKKNPEAVVVAAGCYVQAAGEQLKEDTAVDLVIGNNKKAELVPLLEAYFSGKGSGESVVDISAVHEYEPLHVSKIEDHTRAFIKVQDGCNQFCSYCIIPYTRGRVRSRLPEDVEAEVYGLSAAGYKEIVLTGIHLSSYGVDFTEKKEDLLSLITRLHAIEGIERIRLGSLEPRIITEEFVKAISRLPKLCPHFHLSLQSGCDSVLSRMNRHYTCEEYFSRCELLRNYFANPAITTDVIVGFPGETEAEFEETRKFLEKVNFYEMHVFKYSRRAGTRADKMPDQVPEQVKTERSAVLLSLEREMSRRYRESFLGKETEILLEEPVKIGGTWYMLGHTKEYVKAALPILDEESGRLSKNRLVSGILKNFLTDELICLAENPKLG; translated from the coding sequence ATGAGGAGAGCAGCACTTCATAATCTGGGCTGTAAGGTAAATTCATACGAGACGGAGGCCATGGCGCAGCTTTTGGAGGAGGCCGGCTACGAGATCGTGGACTTTGAGGAGAAGGCAGATGTCTACATCATCAACACCTGCTCCGTTACAAATGTGGCCGATAAAAAGTCCCGCCAGATGCTGCACCGGGCGAAAAAGAAGAACCCGGAGGCCGTCGTGGTGGCGGCCGGCTGTTATGTGCAGGCGGCGGGAGAACAGTTAAAGGAAGATACGGCCGTCGATCTGGTGATCGGAAACAACAAGAAGGCGGAGCTGGTGCCGCTTCTCGAGGCGTATTTTTCCGGAAAGGGCAGCGGGGAGTCCGTCGTCGATATTTCCGCCGTCCATGAGTATGAGCCGCTGCATGTGAGTAAAATCGAGGATCACACCCGCGCATTTATCAAGGTTCAGGACGGCTGCAACCAGTTTTGCAGCTACTGCATCATCCCTTATACGAGGGGCCGTGTAAGGAGCCGCCTTCCGGAGGACGTGGAGGCGGAGGTTTACGGGCTTTCGGCGGCCGGCTATAAAGAGATTGTCCTCACCGGCATCCACCTTTCTTCCTACGGCGTGGACTTCACGGAAAAAAAAGAAGACCTTTTAAGCCTGATTACGCGCCTTCATGCCATCGAAGGCATCGAGCGGATCCGTCTGGGTTCTCTGGAGCCGCGGATTATCACGGAGGAGTTTGTAAAGGCGATTTCCAGGCTTCCGAAGCTCTGCCCCCATTTTCATTTATCCCTTCAGAGCGGCTGCGACTCCGTTCTTTCGCGGATGAACCGCCATTATACGTGTGAGGAATATTTCTCCCGCTGCGAGCTTCTGCGGAACTATTTTGCCAACCCGGCCATCACCACCGACGTGATCGTCGGCTTCCCGGGAGAGACGGAGGCGGAGTTTGAGGAGACAAGAAAGTTCCTTGAAAAAGTGAATTTCTATGAGATGCATGTGTTCAAGTATTCCAGGCGGGCCGGGACGCGGGCCGACAAAATGCCGGATCAGGTGCCGGAACAGGTGAAGACGGAGCGGAGCGCCGTCCTCTTATCTTTGGAGAGGGAGATGTCCAGGCGGTACCGGGAGAGCTTTCTCGGGAAAGAGACGGAAATCCTTTTGGAGGAGCCGGTTAAAATCGGCGGAACCTGGTACATGCTCGGCCACACGAAGGAGTATGTGAAGGCGGCGCTTCCGATCCTGGACGAAGAAAGCGGAAGGCTGTCGAAAAACCGGCTTGTGTCCGGAATACTGAAAAATTTTCTGACAGATGAACTCATTTGTCTTGCAGAAAATCCGAAATTGGGGTAG
- a CDS encoding IreB family regulatory phosphoprotein, with protein MGDIRNTQYFKAVQEDKKMEVSQVLQSVYEALTEKGYNPINQIVGYIMSGDPTYITSHKSARSLIMKVERDEILEELMENYIETRLK; from the coding sequence ATGGGTGATATCAGGAATACACAGTATTTTAAGGCAGTACAGGAAGACAAAAAAATGGAAGTAAGCCAGGTTCTCCAGAGTGTGTATGAGGCACTGACCGAGAAAGGGTATAACCCGATTAACCAGATCGTCGGCTATATCATGTCCGGAGACCCGACGTATATCACAAGCCATAAGAGCGCCAGAAGCCTGATTATGAAGGTGGAACGTGACGAAATTCTGGAAGAGCTGATGGAAAACTACATCGAGACCAGACTGAAATAA
- the ruvX gene encoding Holliday junction resolvase RuvX: MRILGLDFGSKTVGVAVSDALGLTAQGVETIERKEENKLRKTCARIEELVKEYGAESIVLGLPKNMNGTEGERAEKSREFGETLKRRTGLPVILWDERLTTVAAEQVLMENGVRRENRKAVIDKVAACLILQGYLDSLRAGIAACGEEQEN; encoded by the coding sequence ATGAGGATACTTGGGCTGGACTTCGGCTCCAAAACCGTGGGGGTCGCAGTCAGCGACGCTCTTGGCCTGACGGCTCAGGGTGTGGAGACCATCGAGCGGAAAGAGGAAAACAAGCTGCGGAAGACATGCGCGAGGATTGAAGAGCTGGTGAAGGAATACGGCGCAGAGTCCATTGTACTGGGACTTCCGAAGAATATGAACGGCACAGAAGGGGAGCGGGCCGAAAAGTCGCGGGAATTCGGGGAAACCCTGAAGCGGCGGACCGGGCTTCCCGTCATTTTATGGGACGAGCGCCTCACGACAGTTGCGGCAGAGCAGGTTTTAATGGAAAACGGCGTGCGGAGAGAGAACCGGAAGGCCGTCATCGACAAGGTGGCTGCCTGCCTGATTTTGCAGGGATATCTGGACAGCCTTCGCGCCGGGATAGCCGCATGCGGCGAAGAACAGGAGAATTAG
- a CDS encoding DUF1292 domain-containing protein: MEDERKITLVDEDQTIEFFVVEETKLGGVSYLLVTDAAGDEEDGDCYLLKDMSGKDEEEAVYEFVEDEEELDSLMKIFAELLDDVELERE, encoded by the coding sequence ATGGAAGATGAGAGAAAAATTACGCTGGTTGATGAAGATCAGACCATCGAATTTTTTGTAGTGGAAGAAACGAAGCTTGGCGGCGTGAGCTACCTTCTGGTGACAGACGCAGCCGGCGATGAGGAAGACGGCGACTGCTATCTTTTAAAGGACATGTCCGGAAAGGACGAGGAGGAGGCCGTCTATGAATTCGTCGAGGACGAAGAGGAACTGGACAGCCTGATGAAAATTTTTGCAGAGCTTCTGGATGATGTGGAGCTCGAGAGAGAGTAG
- a CDS encoding transcriptional repressor has translation MNEEKVKELLRKKGLRVTSQRLLVLEIMVSHPGEHLTAEEIHDLAKETCPEIGLATIYRTVQVLCDLQIVSKVTFDDGYARYELSGEVSGSGHRHHHAICTGCGKVYSLESDLLDSLEKEVFEKLGFSVTDHEVKLYGLCRECRETNGDGENKERKTDGGF, from the coding sequence ATGAACGAGGAAAAGGTAAAGGAGCTTTTGAGAAAAAAGGGACTCAGGGTTACATCCCAGAGGCTTCTGGTTTTGGAGATCATGGTTTCCCATCCCGGCGAACACCTGACAGCAGAAGAGATTCATGATCTGGCAAAAGAAACATGCCCGGAGATCGGGCTTGCTACCATATACAGAACCGTTCAGGTTCTCTGTGACCTGCAAATCGTAAGCAAGGTGACCTTTGACGACGGATATGCCCGCTATGAGCTGAGCGGAGAGGTAAGTGGCTCCGGGCACCGCCATCATCACGCCATCTGTACCGGCTGCGGAAAGGTCTATTCCCTGGAATCCGACCTTCTTGACAGCCTGGAAAAAGAGGTGTTTGAAAAGCTTGGCTTTTCTGTGACTGACCATGAGGTGAAGCTTTACGGCCTTTGCAGGGAATGCAGGGAAACGAACGGGGATGGTGAAAACAAGGAACGGAAAACAGACGGAGGTTTTTAG
- a CDS encoding ribonuclease J — MKKQNSDCKVKIIPLGGLEQIGMNMTAIEYDDSIIVMDCGLAFPSDDMLGIDLVIPDVTYLVNNIDKVKGFVITHGHEDHIGAIPYVLKMVNAPVYGTKLTMGLIEHKLKENNMLKSVKRKVVKHGQSINLGCFRVEFIKMNHSIEDAAALAVFTPAGIILNTGDFKIDYTPVFGDVTDLQRLAELGKKGVLALMCDSTNAIRPGFTMSERTVGKTFDAIFAEHKQNRIIVATFASNVDRVQQVINTACKYGRKVVIEGRSMVNVIGTATELGYISIPDGTLIDIEQLKNYKEEDTVLITTGSQGESMAALSRMASSMHRKVSITPRDVVVLSSTPIPGNEKAVSRVINELSMKGAKVISQDTHVSGHACQEEIKLIYALVRPKFSLPIHGEYRHRMAQRDVAISMGIPKENVVMLHSGDVLEIGESGAEVVDRVPAGGVLVDGLGVGDVGNIVLRDRQNLAQNGIIIVVLTLEKYSNQLLAGPDIVSRGFVYVRESEDLMEEAQAIVDQAVADCLDRHVNDWGKIKNIVRDSLSDFLWKRIKRNPMILPIIMEV, encoded by the coding sequence GTGAAAAAACAGAATAGTGACTGTAAGGTCAAAATCATCCCCCTTGGGGGCCTGGAGCAGATCGGAATGAACATGACTGCCATCGAATACGACGACAGCATCATTGTCATGGACTGCGGCCTGGCCTTTCCGAGCGACGACATGCTTGGAATTGATCTTGTGATCCCGGACGTGACGTATCTGGTGAACAACATTGACAAGGTAAAGGGATTTGTCATTACCCATGGACATGAGGATCACATCGGGGCCATCCCCTACGTCCTCAAGATGGTGAATGCCCCGGTTTACGGGACGAAGCTTACCATGGGCTTAATCGAGCACAAGCTAAAAGAAAACAACATGTTAAAAAGCGTGAAGCGGAAGGTGGTAAAGCACGGCCAGTCCATCAACCTCGGGTGCTTCCGGGTGGAATTCATCAAGATGAACCACAGCATCGAGGATGCGGCTGCCCTCGCCGTTTTCACGCCGGCCGGCATCATTTTAAATACAGGTGACTTTAAGATCGACTACACGCCGGTGTTCGGGGACGTGACGGATCTCCAGCGGCTTGCGGAGCTTGGAAAGAAGGGCGTTCTGGCGCTGATGTGCGACTCCACAAACGCCATCCGCCCCGGCTTTACCATGTCGGAGCGCACCGTCGGAAAGACCTTTGACGCGATTTTCGCAGAGCACAAGCAGAACCGGATCATCGTCGCCACCTTCGCGTCCAACGTGGACCGGGTGCAGCAGGTCATCAACACGGCCTGCAAGTACGGCAGGAAGGTTGTCATCGAGGGACGCAGCATGGTGAACGTCATCGGCACGGCCACCGAGCTTGGATATATCAGTATCCCGGATGGGACGCTTATCGACATCGAGCAGCTTAAGAACTATAAAGAGGAGGACACGGTTCTCATCACGACGGGAAGCCAGGGCGAGTCCATGGCGGCCCTCTCCAGGATGGCGTCCTCCATGCACCGCAAGGTGTCCATCACGCCGCGGGACGTGGTTGTTTTAAGCTCCACGCCGATCCCGGGCAATGAAAAGGCCGTTTCCAGGGTTATCAACGAGCTTTCCATGAAGGGGGCGAAGGTGATTTCCCAGGATACCCATGTTTCCGGCCATGCCTGCCAGGAGGAGATCAAGTTAATCTACGCTCTTGTGCGGCCGAAATTCTCCCTGCCGATTCACGGCGAGTACCGTCACCGCATGGCCCAGAGGGATGTTGCGATCTCCATGGGAATCCCCAAGGAGAATGTGGTGATGCTCCACTCCGGCGATGTGCTGGAGATCGGAGAATCCGGGGCGGAGGTCGTTGACCGCGTGCCGGCCGGCGGCGTCCTTGTGGACGGCTTAGGCGTCGGCGATGTGGGGAACATCGTCTTAAGAGACCGCCAGAACCTGGCCCAGAACGGCATTATCATCGTCGTTCTGACCCTTGAAAAATACAGCAACCAGCTTCTTGCCGGGCCGGACATCGTCTCCAGGGGCTTCGTCTATGTGAGGGAGTCGGAGGATCTGATGGAGGAAGCCCAGGCCATCGTGGATCAGGCTGTGGCAGACTGCCTCGACCGCCACGTAAACGACTGGGGCAAGATCAAGAACATCGTCCGCGACAGCTTAAGCGATTTCCTCTGGAAGCGGATTAAGAGGAACCCGATGATCCTTCCGATCATCATGGAAGTATAG
- a CDS encoding endolytic transglycosylase MltG has protein sequence MSRVTREINKISITVISISGKLVFYALVAVLLVVGAEKGYEFGHSIFFSPGMEAAPGTDKTFRLTGEESVREVGRLLEEAGLIRDSNAFSIQAFCYEYEVQAGEFKLNTSMTSKEIISALEETSGEGTEAG, from the coding sequence ATGAGCAGGGTAACACGTGAAATCAATAAAATCAGCATAACGGTCATCAGCATCTCCGGGAAGCTCGTGTTTTACGCGCTTGTCGCTGTTCTTCTTGTGGTTGGAGCCGAAAAGGGCTATGAATTCGGCCACAGCATTTTCTTTTCCCCCGGCATGGAGGCGGCGCCGGGAACCGACAAGACCTTCCGCTTAACGGGCGAGGAGTCCGTCCGCGAGGTGGGGCGCCTTCTCGAGGAGGCCGGCCTGATCAGGGATAGCAACGCGTTTTCGATCCAGGCCTTCTGCTACGAATATGAGGTTCAGGCGGGGGAGTTTAAGCTTAACACCTCCATGACCTCAAAGGAGATTATTTCTGCGCTGGAGGAAACCTCCGGGGAAGGGACGGAGGCCGGATGA
- a CDS encoding O-methyltransferase, which translates to MITDERITAYIHSLDSGDGILCDEIAREAAGSCVPIIRRETAALLKAMVALKQPKNILEVGTAVGYSALLMARVMPETAHITTIEKFEKRIPIARENFRRAGAEDRITLLEGDAGEILAGLSGNFDFIFMDAAKGQYLNWLPDIVRLLPAGGLLMSDNVLQGGSLVESRYAVERRDRTIHARMREYLYALTHMEEFETSVVPIGDGVALSVRRERNRNEKDGASASCGEPGCFKDGGHLRG; encoded by the coding sequence ATGATTACTGACGAACGAATTACTGCTTATATTCATTCCCTGGATTCCGGGGACGGGATTCTCTGCGATGAAATAGCGAGAGAGGCAGCCGGCTCCTGTGTGCCGATTATCCGCAGGGAGACGGCTGCCCTTTTAAAAGCCATGGTGGCGTTAAAGCAGCCAAAAAACATCCTCGAGGTGGGGACGGCCGTGGGGTATTCTGCCCTTTTGATGGCCCGCGTCATGCCGGAGACTGCCCATATTACCACCATTGAAAAATTTGAAAAGCGGATCCCCATCGCCAGGGAGAATTTCCGGCGGGCGGGAGCCGAAGACAGGATTACGCTGCTGGAAGGCGATGCCGGGGAGATCCTTGCCGGCCTTTCCGGCAATTTTGATTTTATATTCATGGATGCAGCCAAGGGACAGTATTTGAACTGGCTGCCGGATATCGTGAGGCTTCTGCCTGCGGGCGGGCTTTTGATGTCCGACAACGTGCTCCAGGGAGGCTCCCTTGTGGAGTCCCGGTACGCGGTGGAGCGGCGCGACAGGACGATTCACGCCAGGATGCGGGAATACCTGTATGCGCTGACCCATATGGAGGAGTTTGAGACGAGCGTGGTTCCCATCGGGGACGGCGTGGCTCTAAGTGTCAGAAGAGAAAGGAATCGGAATGAGAAAGACGGAGCTTCTGCTTCCTGCGGGGAGCCTGGATGTTTTAAAGACGGCGGTCATCTACGGGGCTGA
- a CDS encoding U32 family peptidase — protein sequence MRKTELLLPAGSLDVLKTAVIYGADAVYLGGEAFGLRAKAKNFTNEEIKEGIAFAHARGVKVYITANILAHNGDLPGVEAYFKELSEIRPDALIISDPGVFMIARRVLPDMEIHISTQANNTNYGTYNFWYGLGAKRVVTARELSLKEIREIRENIPEDMEIESFIHGAMCISYSGRCLLSNFFTGRDANQGACTHPCRWKYAVVEETRPGEYMPVYENERGTFLFNSKDLCMIEHVPEMIEAGIDSFKIEGRMKTALYAATVARTYRKAIDDYLESPETYRANMEWYKEEIGKCTYREFTTGFYFGKPTEEMQIYNNSTYVKNYIYLGTVEEKDGRGFAKIEQKNKFSVGETIEIMKPDGRNIEVQVCGIFNEDGEPRESAPHPKEVLYVDLSGEADVYDILRKKDE from the coding sequence ATGAGAAAGACGGAGCTTCTGCTTCCTGCGGGGAGCCTGGATGTTTTAAAGACGGCGGTCATCTACGGGGCTGACGCCGTTTATCTTGGCGGAGAGGCCTTCGGGCTCAGGGCCAAGGCGAAGAATTTTACAAATGAGGAGATCAAAGAGGGCATCGCCTTTGCACACGCCCGCGGCGTCAAGGTGTACATCACGGCCAATATCCTGGCCCACAACGGCGACCTGCCCGGCGTGGAGGCGTATTTTAAGGAGCTTTCTGAGATCCGGCCGGATGCGCTCATCATTTCCGATCCCGGCGTTTTCATGATCGCAAGGCGCGTCCTTCCGGACATGGAAATCCACATCAGCACCCAGGCCAATAATACCAATTACGGTACCTATAACTTCTGGTACGGCCTCGGCGCAAAGCGGGTGGTGACGGCCAGAGAGCTTTCGTTAAAGGAGATTCGGGAGATCCGGGAGAACATCCCGGAGGACATGGAAATCGAGAGCTTTATCCACGGCGCCATGTGCATCTCCTATTCGGGACGCTGCCTTTTAAGCAATTTCTTTACGGGGCGCGACGCCAACCAGGGCGCCTGCACCCATCCCTGCCGCTGGAAATACGCGGTGGTGGAGGAGACCAGGCCCGGCGAGTATATGCCGGTCTACGAGAATGAGAGAGGGACGTTCCTGTTCAACTCCAAGGATCTCTGCATGATCGAGCATGTGCCGGAAATGATCGAGGCCGGCATCGACAGCTTTAAAATCGAGGGGCGCATGAAGACGGCGCTCTACGCGGCCACGGTGGCGCGGACATACCGAAAGGCCATCGACGATTATCTGGAAAGCCCGGAAACGTACCGGGCCAATATGGAGTGGTACAAGGAAGAGATCGGCAAGTGCACCTACCGGGAGTTTACGACGGGCTTTTACTTCGGAAAGCCCACGGAGGAAATGCAGATCTACAACAACAGCACGTATGTGAAAAATTACATCTATCTGGGCACCGTCGAGGAAAAGGACGGGCGCGGCTTTGCAAAAATCGAGCAGAAAAACAAGTTTTCCGTCGGCGAGACCATTGAAATCATGAAGCCGGACGGACGGAACATCGAAGTGCAGGTTTGCGGTATTTTCAATGAAGACGGAGAGCCCAGGGAGAGCGCGCCCCATCCGAAGGAGGTCCTTTACGTGGATCTTTCCGGGGAGGCAGATGTTTACGATATTCTGAGGAAGAAAGACGAGTAA